In the genome of Ptychodera flava strain L36383 chromosome 13, AS_Pfla_20210202, whole genome shotgun sequence, one region contains:
- the LOC139147904 gene encoding scavenger receptor cysteine-rich domain-containing protein DMBT1-like — MFIRLRVQLLVVVSSLSTLVKTEISDGGLIAVDKVADIAIDKRAVGDCGGTFYAYSGQFSSPGHPWYYSNKQECIYVMFIPNDDARILLEFITFNTEPTHDVVRIYDGLSLTGTLIGEYSGSSIPPAVLSTGNVLAVTFTSDFSATRTGFLANYTAFSATRDDGRLVFISDSGSFTWRDWYDYGIYDCYYIIIVSQGYKVQTDMDINCCPNTFVIEVFDGVSQSDTLLGKFNVYYGWLRVTSTGRSLCVHIYQNVHSAYSVYVQYRAVKRGSYALNYYEATTWVWWWTPPTVFVTSANVWEYTTVENYDYENGCGGNYTSDTGSFSSPSYPGYYANQQDCYYVITVSEGNEIVLHFDYFDTEVCCDFVEVFDGDSKSAITSMGKYFGSNVEAEMKSTGRSLFVHFHSDYSHKYGGFYATYRLQIEEHQSNFWYIVGGTAGAGLGVVIFVLVITAICCFHKKKATAPSQPREVQSMTIGCSRPDIDDDPDVEQTIHLGSIGRVHYSHYHQDNLTVQVQSPPYRS, encoded by the exons ATGTTTATTAGACTGCGGGTACAGCTGTTGGTTGTGGTCTCGTCCCTGTCAACACTCGTCAAAACAGAAATATCAGATGGCGGTCTCATAGCCGTTGATAAAGTTGCCGACATAGCTATCG ACAAGAGAGCGGTGGGAGACTGTGGTGGCACATTTTACGCATATTCTGGCCAATTCTCGTCCCCGGGACACCCCTGGTACTACAGCAACAAACAAGAATGCATTTATGTGATGTTTATACCTAACGACGATGCGCGCATACTG CTGGAATTTATTACCTTCAACACGGAACCAACACACGACGTAGTCAGAATTTACGACGGACTGTCGCTGACTGGCACACTGATCGGAGAGTACTCAGGTTCATCAATTCCACCGGCGGTACTGTCGACGGGTAACGTTCTGGCGGTCACCTTCACATCGGACTTCTCCGCAACACGCACGGGGTTTCTCGCGAACTACACCGCGTTCTCAGCAACACGTGACGACGGCAGGCTGGTCTTCATATCAGATTCCGGTAGCTTCACTTGGAGAGATTGGTACGACTATGGAATTTATGATTGTTACTACATTATAATTGTATCGCAAGGCTACAAAGTGCAG ACAGATATGGACATCAACTGTTGCCCCAACACATTTGTCATCGAAGTGTTTGACGGGGTGTCTCAATCAGACACACTCTTGGGCAAATTCAATGTCTACTATGGATGGCTCAGAGTTACATCTACAGGACGAAGTCTGTGTGTCcacatttatcaaaatgttcatTCTGCATATAGTGTATATGTGCAGTACCGAGCCGTCAAAAGAG GATCATATGCTCTGAACTACTACGAAGCCACGACGTGGGTATGGTGGTGGACCCCTCCCACTGTCTTTGTCACCTCCGCTAATGTCTGGGAATACACGACGGTTGAAAACTATGATTATGAAAACGGTTGTGGCGGGAACTACACCAGCGACACTGGCTCGTTTTCGTCACCGTCATATCCAGGATACTACGCGAACCAGCAGGATTGTTATTACGTCATAACTGTTTCTGAAGGCAACGAGATTGTG CTTCATTTTGATTACTTTGACACCGAAGTGTGCTGTGATTTCGTTGAAGTTTTTGACGGAGACTCCAAGTCCGCCATTACGTCGATGGGGAAGTATTTCGGCTCCAACGTGGAAGCCGAGATGAAGTCGACGGGACGGAGTCTCTTCGTCCACTTTCATTCGGACTACTCACATAAGTATGGAGGATTCTACGCTACATACAGGCTTCAGATTGAAG AACACCAATCTAACTTTTGGTACATTGTCGGAGGCACAGCTGGGGCTGGATTGGGTGTCGTGATCTTTGTGTTGGTGATCACCGCTATCTGCTGTTTCCACAAGAAGAAAGCGACAGCGCCCTCACAGCCGAGGGAAGTTCAGTCGATGACGATAGGTTGTTCCAG ACCTGACATTGATGATGATCCGGATGTCGAACAAACGATCCATCTAGGATCTATCGGGAGAGTTCACTACAGTCACTACCACCAAGATAATCTTACCGTTCAAGTCCAATCACCTCCCTACAGATCATAA